The following proteins are encoded in a genomic region of Amblyraja radiata isolate CabotCenter1 chromosome 19, sAmbRad1.1.pri, whole genome shotgun sequence:
- the slc38a2 gene encoding sodium-coupled neutral amino acid transporter 2: protein MTITEMNRFNITPDDDTSSTNSNDYPPTKKIPINSQYAEHDAESQNFLPNLYYGKKKFEEEYRTGNTSFGISAFNLSNAIMGSGILGLAYAMANTGIVLFVILLSCVSVFSLYSIHLLLKTAKEGGSLVYEQLGLRAFGLPGKLAASLSITMQNIGATSSYLYIVKYELPIVIHAFLGHEETTGQWYVNGDYLVLLVSLFIILPLSLLKNLGYLGYTSGLSLLCMLFFLIVVIHKHSAIPCPLPLMDQELGNATLNMTIMMTATSAYEAVTSVSEPSLMHNETDEDICKPQYFVFNSQTVYAVPILTFAFVCHPAVLPIYEELKDRSRKKMQRVSNVSFFFIYIMYLLAALFGYLTFLGEVEPELLHTYSRVYQFDTVLLIVRLAVLVAVTLTVPVVLFPIRVSVQQLLFPSKEFNWIRHTIITIVILSCINCLVIFVPTIRDIFGFIGSSAAAMLIFILPSAFYLKLVKKEPMKSVQKIGALIFLICGIFVMCGCMTLIILDWIHNASADDGH, encoded by the exons ATGACCATAACGGAGATGAACAGATTTAACATCACACCCGATGACGACACTAGCAGCACCAACAGCAACGACTACCCTCCCACGAAAAAGATTCCCATTAATAG tcaatatgccgaacatgatgcagaAAGTCAGAATTTTCTGCCAAATTTGTACTATGGGAAAAAGAAATTTGAAGAAGAATAT AGAACTGGAAATACCTCATTTGGAATTTCAGCATTTAACCTCAGCAATGCCATTATGGGCAGTGGCATTCTCGGATTGGCATATGCCATGGCTAACACTGGAATCGTACTTTTTGT GATCCTTTTGAGTTGTGTATCAGTATTTTCCCTGTATTCCATACATCTCTTACTGAAGACTGCAAAGGAAGGAG GTTCACTGGTCTATGAACAACTTGGACTGAGAGCATTTGGGTTACCTGGGAAATTGGCAGCATCACTTTCAATCACGATGCAGAATATTGGAG CTACATCAAGCTACCTCTACATTGTGAAATATGAGCTACCAATTGTCATTCATGCTTTCCTGGGACATGAGGAAACGACTGG aCAATGGTACGTGAATGGTGACTACTTGGTTCTTTTAGTGTCTTTATTCATCATTCTTCctttgtccctgctgaagaatttAG GCTACTTGGGCTACACCAGCGGGTTGTCCCTTCTCTGCATGCTCTTCTTCCTAATAGTT GTAATTCACAAgcactctgcaattccttgtccaTTGCCCCTTATGGACCAGGAGCTAGGCAATGCAACACTGAATATGACGATAATGATGACTGCAACATCAGCGTATGAAGCAGTTACCAGCGTTTCAGAGCCCAGTTTAATGCACAATGAAACCGATGAGGATATATGTAAACCGCAATACTTTGTCTTCAATTCACAG ACTGTCTATGCCGTACCAATTCTGACATTTGCCTTTGTGTGCCATCCAGCTGTACTTCCTATTTATGAAGAACTCAAAGA CCGATCTCGCAAGAAGATGCAGAGAGTTTCCAACGTTTCGTTCTTTTTTATATATATTATGTACCTGTTGGCTGCTCTCTTTGGTTACCTGACCTTCCTTG GTGAAGTTGAGCCAGAGTTACTTCACACATACTCAAGGGTGTACCAATTTGATACTGTCCTCCTTATTGTCCGTCTGGCAGTACTTGTGGCTGTTACATTGACAGTTCCAGTTGTGCTTTTTCCA ATTCGAGTCTCTGTTCAGCAGCTGCTTTTCCCCAGCAAAGAATTTAACTGGATACGTCATACAATAATCACTATTGTAATTCTGAGCTGCATTAACTGTCTGGTCATCTTTGTTCCTACCATCCGAGATATCTTTGGCTTCATAG GTTCATCTGCTGCTGCTATGTTGATTTTTATCCTGCCTTCCGCATTTTACCTTAAACTTGTAAAGAAAGAGCCAATGAAATCAGTGCAGAAGATTGGG gcATTAATTTTCCTGATCTGCGGCATATTTGTTATGTGTGGATGCATGACGCTCATAATTCTCGACTGGATCCACAACGCATCAGCGGATGATGGCCACTAA